The genomic region CAAAGACCCTTCTTTGGTAAAGTTTTTCAATGTGAGgatgtgaatgaaaaaaataaaaacggtcttgcaaaaaaaaaaaaatctttagaaTGAAGCTAATAGTTTATGTATTTCAATTTATGAAAAGAAAGCAGTCAATAGATATACATTACATAATTACAACTATATTGCATTTGATAAATTCTGTTCCTTTCGTTTATTTTCCCAGGTAGAAATTCGAATTAGCAATGAAACTCCCGACGTATTGAATCTACAAAAAGGAGCTGACTTTGTTAAAGCTTTTCTCTGTGGATTCGAAGTGGATGATGCTTTAGCGTTACTCCGTTTAGAAGATTTATTCGTAGAAACATTTGAAGTAAAAGATGTTAAAACACTACGTGGCGACCACCTAAGTCGCGCTATAGGACGTTTGGCTGGTAAAGGAGGTCGTACGAAATTTACCATAGAGAACGTTACAAAAACGCGTATAGTTTTGGCGGACAGTAAAATCCACATTTTGGGCAGCTATCAAAATATACAACTGGCGCGAAGAGCGATTTGCAATCTTATACTTGGTTCACCTCCTAGCAAAGTGTACGGCAACCTTCGTTCCGTAGCCAGCCGGTTGTCCGAGCGTATGTGAAATAataatgcacatatgtacatgcatatatttgtatggaaaatttttgatctATTGTTACaaatattgatattttatttcctCATTTATAGCTTtgtaaaaataagaagaataagcataaataaagtTACAGCTGCCAATACCATAATAATAcacattttgcgattttttCGCTGGTACGCTTCTGCACGTTGTAACTGACGGAGCCCTTCAGAGACTCTCGTCTGCGTTTGCTCCACATTATAATCAATACGATCTAATACAGTACCTTGTTCCTGTACCCTTTGACTAAGATCTTTAAAAATATCATTAAGATCATAAATAGATTTTACAATTTTGGTAACCTCTTCATCTCGATTAATTGCTAAGCGTGTATTTTCTTCTTCAAACAGCAAAAGCTGTTGCTGACTCATGCGGTTTGAAACCGGGCGTTGAAAATCTTCATCTATCTGTTGAGTAGATTTATCATCATATAAATAACTATGGTTCCTTGcagaatttgttttgttttgcattgAACCCATGGGTTGTAAAAAGTTGTCGAAAGAGTCCACATAGTTGTCACGGTTATCGATGGAACTCGAATCTAATTCAATATTTGtgaaatcattattttcaaaatatttttgtgaacgTTCCTCTCGGGAATTCAGCTGTCGTATGTAAGCACTTTGGCTATTACGGAATTTGAAAGTTAATTCCTGTAATTGAAGCAATAGGCAAGTCACTACGTTTTCGGTTAGCCGTTGCTCCATCTTCGTTCCTATACCGAGGCTGGAACGGATACATTGTATATGCCGATGAGTCGATGTTATCAGCTTTGATATCTCCTGGCTGAGACTTTCTATTTCCGTTTCTTCCTGATACTTTTCGTCGAATGCGGGCTGTAACAGGTGTCTTGCATGCAAGGAACCAAGTTCATCAAGTTTAGGCtttattctaaaatatattaaaaatcattaaGAATATGtgatattttgcaaataaaaaaatactttgacaGCGTATACTGTGCTTCCTCCAACTTATCGACCCAAACTGGTGGTGTTCCATAGTCATCCCGCATTTCCAAGCCTTCTTCCGCGTCGCGAAGTGAATGTTTAAGTAAAAGTTCGGCATCGTCGCTTTGCTGTTTCAACAGACAAAAAATATGGATTCAACATTagaaattaataacaaattaaCTTACTCTGTTATCAGAGTACAAGTTTCGGTTTTTCGACGCATTATTGCGCATTATCACAAAAACTTCGGTTAGATTACGTGATGTCATTTCACTTATACCGATCCTTAACAATTTATCCcattaaattgtgaaaatatcTAAAGTAATTTattctcctttttttcttttctgtttcaaTAATACGCTAACAATAAAGTTCTGATACACGGTTGCATCAATGGCGATACACCCAATAAAACCAATTAAGTACTCGATTATGCATCTCTGGTGTATAAACCCAGtaagaaagaaatatataattaattacacGGTGCGATTCTCAAAAAACTTGAAAAGtgatgctattttttttttgtaggtcTTGCCGAGAAAAGTAAAGGACAAAAatcgaattataaaatttgacaAACGTACCCAAAACCTTGAAATTCGGTTAAAACAAGGCTTTTAGCACCTTAAAGCCATCAGGCATGTGCAGTAATTTGTTTTCACATGAAATTGTCCCCGAAATCGTGGAATATGCTGAATTACACTGTTCCATTTTCGTTATTAAATCGCCTTCGGCATGTGTCATAAATCGAAATTGTAATTGCTTTCCCCATTTGGAAATCgggaaaaatattgtaatcaTTATCGCGCAGCTTAAAaactgctattatttttattaggtACATCAACGATTTCTTCTTGTTCATcgattttgataactttttcgAAGTATATGGCAGAACAGTTGCAAACATTTAGCACTAATCTTACCACGCCCGGTCAAATGACTGGttacaaaattgaatttaaaggcCGAACTTATAATCTCTTGTTtatctattattttattgttatttgaaaatattaattatgtattagaaaaaattaaaatttgttttgaaaaaacaattatttcacaACCGGTCAAATGACCGGTTGCGGTAAGAATATACGTGATACACCGGTAGAGTTAGTGTTAAAACGGCTTTTAGCGCTCTGTTACAAATCAAATGTAGGTATGCTGCGATGCTCTAGAAATTGAATCGCGATAAGATGAGACCAAAAAGGATTATAATGCATAGTCGGAGGCCTCTGGCAATCCTCTGGAACTGTGGAAACCGGTTTCATAACTATATAACAGAGAGgataaacttaaaacaaaagaatCATGGCTTGATCTATAGCTTTTATAACTATTTTGTAGTCACGTATCTGTAAACGTGCAAAggctaattttgtatttaagtgGTATAAAATCATTATTCAATTTACTACCATTGATTTCacgctaaaataaattttcctgtttaaatataaatattcattGTCGCAAATGAGAGACTTGTTCAAAGAACAAAAGCAGGCTATAAATTCGTATGTATCTCCTCTTAGATAGTTCATCATTCAACTTGTCTGAACACAAACAATTTCCGATTGATcggcaaaattataaaatcttaTTGTGTATTCCCGGGCATATAGCAGAGGACTaaagtttaaaagttttgtatttgatctTAAAAAATACAACTCTGTACAATAGGGTTCTCCGcctacttttttatcaaaagatttgcaaattaaattgttaaatcattttgtaattttgattgGTTCGGTTAAATTCACAGTGCATAGTTAAAGTTGTTGTGTGGCATTTGAGATCATTGTTCGTTGATTACTAATATATTCccatattttttcctttatttgtttctaataaAATTCGCTGGTTGTAGGAAAAAATGAAAGTGTTTTTTCTGGCTTTTCTATTAGCGGCTATTCTAGTCGCTATATCAGCAGATTCGGCTTCACTTGAGCCACATTTCCTTTCAGATGAGTTTATTGAATTGGTGCGCAATAAAGCAAAAACATGGACGGTAAGAGTTTCAGTGAAagtgcatacctacatacatacatatctataactAAGGAAATTCATATTATTTAGCCTGGGCGAAATTTCCACGAATCTGTGGGTGAAGGATATGTCCGCCGTTTAATGGGAGTCCACCCGGATTCGCACAAATTTGCTTTACCTCAATTGATAAAAGACTCAGTGGGAAGTGCACTTGAGCTGCCTGAAGAATTCGATTCTCGAAAGCAGTGGCCCCACTGCCCTACTATTTCGGAAATACGTGACCAAGGTTCATGCGGATCTTGCTGGGCATTCGGCGCAGTAGAAGCAATGTCTGATAGGGTAAGATGTTGGAAATTTTCAATGTGCATGCAAATAGCATACAAAGTACAGTTAAACAAAAGTGCACATTTtcgttgtaattttattttttatctgttGTTCACCATCTTATGTACATCTGTATGTACGAGGATTTGTTTATTGTTCTTTGTTATTAGACCTTATCACATTAGTCACTACCGTCAAAGCAAAATGACAAGAACGTAcatatacagtctgtctaatagaagcgtgactAGCAAAATTTAAACTTAGAGTTccgttgtaaaaaaatttaaatacggcTAAATAGgtgtataatttttacaatacgGGTTGTacaaaaacgaatgaagcaacgtTTCTATGTACATacccaaaatatttaaagaagtcAAAATTGTTCATAAATAGTTGAGGGCACCTTAtatccaattaaaaaaattgcctgCAAAGATAGATCAGAAGATCACTGATTTCTTTTTGAGAAAGTCAAACTTATCATTGCGTGAAGCTGAAActgttttaaggaaaaatggtgttaatgtatttaaatacGCGATCAGAAGACGATTCCgtgcagaagacctcaaatCCTAGAACACATTGAAATACCCGATATCAAGCATCAAAGCCGAAGATATGTAAAATGAAACCAGCAAAAtaggattgaaatgttggattggcctTCACAGTCGCTCGTTGCCAACCCTACTAAAAATGTTTGgttaagcaaaaatttaaaggaaaacAAACACATATAGGCAGTAAAAACAGTTATCAAGACGAATTCGGCTGATCTGGTGCCGATTACCTCCACAACTTGCTTAGAAATTGAGGGAGAGTATGCGAACCCTATATAGGTAAAGGTGGTGATTCTACATTTTACAGAATATATTACGTATACTACATATTATAAGCCCATTCTATACAGTTTGCTAGAATCGAATTAGTCAAGTAGTTTATAAAATatggcggtcacgcttctattagacgGACTGTACATAAGTAAATGCTAGGTATACACGTACTTGCATATAAGGGGATCGAATACTCCAATATTAGCAAGAAATTAATTACgtactatattttttaaataggttTGCATTCACTCTGAAggaaaacataattttcatttctcTGCTGACGACTTAGTATCGTGCTGTTATACTTGTGGTTTCGGTTGTAATGGAGGCTTTCCCGGAGCTGCCTGGAGTTATTGGACGCGTAAGGGCATAGTTAGTGGTGGACCCTTTGGCTCTAATCAAGTAAAGGAATTTCATGAATTATGAACCTCGTTAATATATAATGTTTTCATGTATTAAGGGCTGCCGTCCGTATGAGATTGCACCATGTGAGCATCATGTGAATGGTACGCGTCCAGCTTGCGACGGTGAACATGGAAAGACACCTCGTTGCCAAAAGAAATGTCAGTCTAGTTACAATGTGGATTACGGTAAGGATAAACATTATGGCGCTAAATCATACTCCATTGGTCGCAATCAGAAAGATATCCAGGAAGAGATTTACAATAACGGTCCCGTCGAGGGAGCATTCACTGTTTACGAGGATTTAATATTGTACAAAGAAGGTGTTTACCAACATGTGGTAGGAAAAGCACTAGGTGGTCACGCTATCCGTATCTTAGGCTGGGGAGTAGAAAAAGGTACACCATATTGGTTAATAGCGAATTCGTGGAACACGGATTGGGGCAATAATGGCTACTTCAAAATACTACGTGGGGAAGACCATTGTGGTATTGAAAGTTCCATATCTGCTGGACTTCCGAAGCTTGATTAAGATCGAATATTCAAACCGTGattaacgaaaaaattatatttaatacattCACCAAATGCGTATATATACACAGGCACTCCAAATCGGTGAGAATCAGATAACGGTTTGTTTCTGAGTTCTCCACCGTGTATACACAATAGTGCtctttagtttaaaataaaatatattgttttgaagtaaaatacatattttgtaaatttatttttcactaatATCACATTCAGTTTAAAAAAGTATGTTATTCTATACATAGGGATTCCAGTTGCTTCCATCCTCTGGAAGCAAGTTGTTTGTAATAAGTAGAATTATGTCTATAACCCACCAAACACCAACACCACCAATTGTCAGTAGCTTTCCAACAGCAGTGCCTGTTTGACCCAAACAAAATCTATCCATTCCTAAAAAGCCCAACAGAATACTGTAGATGAGAGTTGTCACAAAATAATGGTCCGTGTAGCGCACACATGGTACACCATCTCTCAAAAACGTCCGCGGACCATAACAATCAATATCGGAAAATACTGTACATTGAACCTCTGTGTGTTCCACTTCATCATAGGTAGATCCTCCAAAGTGTAAGCAGCCATAACCCTTCACTGCCTTAGCGGTCCGATTGTTATCATGATCAATTGGATCTTTGCATTCCAAAAAATCACGCGGCAAAAAAGAGCACATTACCATTGGACCAAGAGGATTGAAATCCGAAGCAGGAGCTACTGAGCCAGATAAGGAAGACGAAGGTGTAATGGGCACCACCGATTGAACAGCTGTTGGTTGCATTTCCTTTTCACTGCGCGCCTGAATAGCGCTGACTACCCTCATATGCGAAATTAAATCTAAGGCGGTTAAAATAGCTAACGGATTAAATAGAATGCAAATTCTAGGCAACACCATTTTTATACACAACAAAAGTCAATATGATACTGATATTGGACACTCCGAATTAATCGATTGTTTTCAAGTGCTGCCACCCTAACCAAGGACGGTGTGACCTAAAGGTAAGATACACTGTACATAAAGTTTGTCAAACTAACTATTTTTATATCCTCATACATTAGCAAGcatgaatacaaaattttattttacttatcgCACATAATTTGCCATATAAAGCCTTGCGAGCGAAACACGTCATTTAGAAGTAATTCAGACTCCATTACCTTGCGACTTACCAATAAATCTttgttttccataatttttatcgaaaatttatCGGAATGAGCCGTCACCACaaagaagcaaaacaaaaagtgcgttcacatatgcagtaattagcaataaatccacaaaattcatCTACCCGCTCAGATATGACAGATTAACTTGAAAATTGACAGTCAGCTGTCAATACCGCTTCAAAAGGttcttcttcatagaaattgctttTGTGGCATATTTTGGTTTgttcaattattattaacgatataaaGAAAAGACAGGACAAGGAATAGCTAATTGAATTGCACAATTGGCTGTTAGTAAtgaacagttggaggaaatccgtaaacgacgttgacagaggtttcaaaaaattatggtagcaatacgcattcgaaatttgatactacattttataaaaaataagtaataagaggatgcacttttatggacacacgctttttttttgttacatgaatgcataattaataatacctaacaaaaattgtattataattgtctacaaacctgttttctttgccggcatccatttcagttagtttttacttttgcaTTTCTCTTTACAgtcgtaaaaataattatatataacacagaaaacacagggttgtatgtaaaAAGTATGGTAATagtctaggattattttataaattcaaatttcgggataatctcgctttttaattacgaattgggagttataatacgttcacatataagtagatggtTTACTTTTTTGTGAGCAGAAATTCAAGAAAACATGCAAGTGAACAGTTGGCATCTATTTTCATGCcctatttcaaaataataccgTACCTAATTATAGTAATTTTCAAGACATCATTTTAAGTCATCGGCACGACCCAAATTCATCGACTCAATCcatcatttactttttttcacaacattcaatcttgaaattcaaaaccggttaaattttaaaacgaaaatagAAATGATTATTTATatactgaattaaaaaaataattatgacgTTGAGAGTTAATAGAATATGTATTTCTATTTTAACGtactaatatataatacatatgtaatgggctttccaataagaggtgttattttgatattcaaagaaaaatgttattttttaatataaatgatcggatgtttatttcattttaaagaggaaggtatgccgttaatagtggaaaataacatcaggcaaatgatcaccacgaccacgcttacaggatactatccttttcatgaaatttttcatatccGTCTTTGAGGT from Anastrepha obliqua isolate idAnaObli1 chromosome 2, idAnaObli1_1.0, whole genome shotgun sequence harbors:
- the LOC129236873 gene encoding RNA-binding protein pno1, whose translation is MEVENIKSDDFLPPSELKRPTKRSANFNEAMHVDEESPLQETKQRFQAPRAKRQKSDLRRISVPPHRYSSLKENWMKIFTPVVEHMKLQIRFNMKAKQVEIRISNETPDVLNLQKGADFVKAFLCGFEVDDALALLRLEDLFVETFEVKDVKTLRGDHLSRAIGRLAGKGGRTKFTIENVTKTRIVLADSKIHILGSYQNIQLARRAICNLILGSPPSKVYGNLRSVASRLSERM
- the LOC129236872 gene encoding syntaxin-16, which encodes MTSRNLTEVFVIMRNNASKNRNLYSDNRQSDDAELLLKHSLRDAEEGLEMRDDYGTPPVWVDKLEEAQYTLSKIKPKLDELGSLHARHLLQPAFDEKYQEETEIESLSQEISKLITSTHRHIQCIRSSLGIGTKMEQRLTENVVTCLLLQLQELTFKFRNSQSAYIRQLNSREERSQKYFENNDFTNIELDSSSIDNRDNYVDSFDNFLQPMGSMQNKTNSARNHSYLYDDKSTQQIDEDFQRPVSNRMSQQQLLLFEEENTRLAINRDEEVTKIVKSIYDLNDIFKDLSQRVQEQGTVLDRIDYNVEQTQTRVSEGLRQLQRAEAYQRKNRKMCIIMVLAAVTLFMLILLIFTKL
- the LOC129237518 gene encoding cathepsin B, translating into MKVFFLAFLLAAILVAISADSASLEPHFLSDEFIELVRNKAKTWTPGRNFHESVGEGYVRRLMGVHPDSHKFALPQLIKDSVGSALELPEEFDSRKQWPHCPTISEIRDQGSCGSCWAFGAVEAMSDRVCIHSEGKHNFHFSADDLVSCCYTCGFGCNGGFPGAAWSYWTRKGIVSGGPFGSNQGCRPYEIAPCEHHVNGTRPACDGEHGKTPRCQKKCQSSYNVDYGKDKHYGAKSYSIGRNQKDIQEEIYNNGPVEGAFTVYEDLILYKEGVYQHVVGKALGGHAIRILGWGVEKGTPYWLIANSWNTDWGNNGYFKILRGEDHCGIESSISAGLPKLD
- the LOC129237519 gene encoding TM2 domain-containing protein CG11103 — protein: MVLPRICILFNPLAILTALDLISHMRVVSAIQARSEKEMQPTAVQSVVPITPSSSLSGSVAPASDFNPLGPMVMCSFLPRDFLECKDPIDHDNNRTAKAVKGYGCLHFGGSTYDEVEHTEVQCTVFSDIDCYGPRTFLRDGVPCVRYTDHYFVTTLIYSILLGFLGMDRFCLGQTGTAVGKLLTIGGVGVWWVIDIILLITNNLLPEDGSNWNPYV